GCAAGTTCTTGAGCTTCCTTAGCTTTTACCAAAGACTGTCCATCTTCACTAAATTGATAGTGGGCATAGATGTGACTCGTTGCTGTACCAGCCCCACGATAGAGTAGGGAATTGTCTGGCAAGATACCGACTGTCATTCTCTCACCAATCTGGTCTAAACGATTTTCTTGATTGGTCAGGCGGATCACCTTTCCATCTTTCAAAGTACGGATATCCAGCAAACTCTTCCCACCACTCTTCATTTCAAGAGCAATCAAGAGTTCATCCACTCCGTCGTTATTCAAATCTGTCTTGTGGTAAACTACATCTGTGTAAAATCCTTGAGAAGACTTCACTTGACTAGCCAGAGGATTGACCTCCATACCGGTCGTCAAGGTGCCTTTTGCTACTTTTTCATAGTCATCGAGAACCTTGTTATATTGGCTGTAATCTATCTCTGGACTTGCTACTTCCTCGGATACTGGTTCAATAGTTTTGTTCCAAGGTAGATACTGACACCCTCCTAGAACTAGTGTCAGTGAAAGTGTTGTAGCTAATAATAACTTTTTCATATTACTCCCTTATCTAAGCGAAAGGAATCAGCATGTGCCAATTCCTTTCGCTATTTTTACTGTATCAAAATGTTGCCTATAAACAAATTATTTTCCGTTTCAATTTATTATAGGCAACTCTAACAAGCTATCGTTCTATTTCACCCACTTACCAGAGCCATCTACTGTGTAGCCATCTGGGGTACGTTCGTTAACCGCCATCTTACCATTTGACTTGAGATAGTAATCGCCTACCCATGTGTTACGAGCATAACTACCTTCTGATGTTAAGTAATAGTAAGAGCTATAGCTACTATCATAGATCCACTCACTCTTAGCCATTTTACCATCTGATTTGAGGTAGTAGCTTCCAGCCCAAGCATTACGCGCATAGCTACCCTCTGCTGTCAAGTAATAGTATGATTGATAGTTATTGTCATAAATCCACTCGCTCTTAGCCATATAACCACCTGATTTAAGATAGTAGTTGCCTGACCAAGCATTTTGAACATAATTTCCTGAAGCATTTAGGTAGAAGTAAGAATTGTACTGAACATCAAACACCCATTGATTGACCACTTTCACACCAGCTTTGTAGTATGAAGAACCTGACCAGCCAGTCTGACCTGAGTTAGAGTTAGCAGATTGTTTTGGAGTTTCAGTTGCTGTTGGTTTTTCCGTTTCTTTAGGAGTTGAAGAGTCTAGAGGATTGACATATTTTCCATCTTTAACGGTAAATATTACTGATTTACCACTAAACTTATGCAAGGTATCTCCTTCTTTACTTTCTCCATGAAATTGTAAGTAATATTCACCATCTGGAACATTTGCAAAATTAGTCCAATCTTGCTTTGTAATCGGAACAGATGATTTATCAAATCCTTGATTGAAAGTATCTTTTCTAGGGATTTGACCTGTCTTTGCATTTACAATATCTGCATATATATATACAGAATATTTTACAGGTACATTTTCAACAGTCATATCCACATAAATACTTTTATTTTCTGCACCTGGTGTAATTTTATAGTCCACCTTATGATTTTCAATTTTGGTAATTTCTGCATGCACTGTTTGCGCTGAAAAAGGTAGAACTCCTGCTGTGTCAATAGTTGACAATACTCCGACTGTTGAAAGTGCCAAAGCACATACTAATAATTTCTTTTTGTTCATGTTATTCATTTCCTTTATTTTATTTTTAATATTTATTTGTTTAAAACCTAACATTCATTTATCCGACAAAACGATGATTCTTTACACGAAAGACAACCGATTGTCCATCGTATACCTTGCCATCTTGTCCTTTTCCTTTGATAACAAAGCGATAACTTCCATCTGGAGTTGCACTAAAGAAGTGACGAGTTTGAAAAGCACGTAAACTTGGATTGTAGGTCACAGTAAACTGAGTTTGTGTAGAAACTGAACCTGTATTTGCATCAACTAAGGCAAAATCATAGGCTACTTGATAAGATGAGGATGGAGTGCTAGGTAGAGCGATATCGATATAAGTCATAGCATCATTAACATGGTAAAGGCTTATTCCTAATGATGTTGCTTGTGAACTGCTTGCTGTATGAGTTCCCTCAGAACTAATCCACTTGCCTGAGCCATCAACTTGATAACCATCTGGTGTACGCTCATTCACTGCCATCTTACCATTTGACTTAAGATAATAATCACCTACCCAAGTACCATGAGCATAACTACCTTCTGAGGTTAAGTAATAGTAAGAACTGTAGTTACTGTCATAAATCCACTCACCTTTAGCCATCTTACCGTTTGACTTGAGATAATAGTTGCCTACCCAAGTGTTGCGGGCATAGTAGCCATCTGAGGTTAAGTAATAATAAGCTCCATAGCTCTTATCATAAATCCACTCACTCTTAGCCATGTATCCACCTGACTTAAGATAGTAATCACCCTCCCATGCATTTTGAACATAATTACCTGAAGCATCTAGGTAGAAGTAGGAATTATAGTTCTTATCGAAAATCCACTTACTGGTAACTTTAGTACCATTTTGGTAGTAGGACGAACCTGACCAGCCAGATGGAACTGTAGATTTTGGAATTGGAGTTGGATCTGGGGTTGGTTTTTTATCCGTCAGCTTCTTAATAGCCTCTTTAAACTCTTCTACAGTCCCCTTCCACTCTATGTAATTGGCACCAGACTTATTCTCAAGAGCTATATAATTACGAGCAGATTCTTCGAAATAAGATAATTCTGGAGTGGTTTTTGTGGCCCAAATAATGGGACGATTAGCAGTTCCCTTCCAATTTTTAAATACTTCTGAACCCTTCAGAACAAGAATATAATATTTTGCAGCTGTAGTCAGCGTTTGTTCATCCGCTCTAACTGTTGATACAAAGAAAGGATTTGTATCACTTGTTGTAGTAGCAAGACCCACTGCTAAAACAGCAGAAGCGAGTAAAATGTATTTTTTCATCAAAAATCTCCTTTATATTTTTATTGTTTACGGTTACAGTATGGTATGGATTTTACCATATTGACGAAAAGAGTATTTATGTTTACCTTTATTTGATTTCCAGACTAACTTTTTATGAAAGGGAAGCTAGACTTAGGCTTTCTCATATTAAAGTAAAGATTTTCTATTTTATCATTTCCACCTACTCGTCAAATATGCATTTTCTCCTATTGTCCAGTTTTGATCATAAGGATCTACTGACCATTTTGTTGCCAGCAAAAAAAATGGAAACTTACTATAACCAATTTGAGCTTCTACTAGATTTGTGGTTGTGTTGTACCTTCTATCTCGTTTCCACTTACCAATTTTTTGACTTCTATTCCTATTCCAGATAAAAAGTTCCTCTGGCAGTGCATAAATTCTACCGTCATGAGAACTCCCTCTCATTACAGGATAAAGGTAGTGATGCAACTGATATTCACATCGCTTATTTAATAGCCAATATCCTAAAATCATATAGAAGGGATTTATCTTTTCAAGAGGTAAGATAATTGGCAAAAGTAAAGCATTACTCACATCCACTGGTTTTATAAGATACATTAACCATAACAATAGTGATGAAAAATAAACCATAAATGTATGTAGTGGTATTCTATTCAAAACAATCATATAGAATTTGTAATTCTTTATCTGTATCAAACAGCGTCTTACATTAATACTACCCACAATTATTTTATATAGAAAAATCACACAGAAGATAGGTAAAAAAATATATACAAAAATTAAGAAAGATGTTAAAACGATAAACTCAGCTATTCCAATAACAGCTGGATATTGAACTTTATATGTTTCAAAATCCTTTAATACAATGAACCATGGAGCGATAAAATACAAGCACGAGAATATTAGTAAAGCAATTTTTAAATAGAAAATATTCAAGAATTGACTTAATTTTAAAATGTTTGTTCTCATATAACTTCCTGCTCTCCTATCCATTCAATTTATCATTTCTTAAAACCATGACAATCTTCAAGCAGCCCCCCTATATTTGTTTAATAATTTGTAGGTAAATATTAATTAAAATAATTTCTAATACTTACTTCTACTTCCTCAGAAATATTTTACTGGATTGTATAAGTTCTAGTAAATTCAATTCGGCTCATATTATTCTTGAAATATAACTCATATAAAAAATCTATCACATCAAATACTTTACTATTTTTACATAATTTAGCGTTTCAAAAGCAAATTAAATGTCTGCCGAATCATCTGTCCACCAATTGTATCCCTAAACTTATCCTCCCTAGATAACTCATCTAACATCTCTTCTAGACTAACAGCCTTAATCTGACCTGGCCAAAAGACATTATCCAATCTACCTGCACCCTTATAGGTAGGCATCAAGACAACACGTGTTTCCAAGCAATAATATTTTAATAAATTTGCAAATTTATGGGAAAAGCTTTCTTCTGCATAAGACATGTTAGGGGACATTTTTTTAGGTCTACCTATTTGAGCTCCTGTAGCACTATCTATAGTGTACAATAAACCATCCGCTTCTCTATAAATCACATTTCCTGAAGCATAAAATTTTAAATCTACTAACCAAATTGTAGATCCAGAAACAATAACACAATCAATATCTGCATCTACCCTTTCATCTTCTAAATTGAGATTATGAACAGACCAAAAGGTAACTAATTTTTCTAAAAGTCCTTGTTTTTGTAATGCTTTCGCAAAATTAATTTCACCCTCTTGACCAAGATTAACTGCAGATTCATCGAATCCTGATTTATTCAATCCTTTTCCAGGTTCTCCAAACATCAATTCATGCTGATAAAGTTGATAATTCTTAAGCTTTTGTGGTTCAAATCCTGTCATTTTACCATTATGAGTTGCCTTTGAAATACTGGGAAGTTCACTGTGTTTGGGTGTGGAAAGAGTAGGTGGTTCTGGAGAAATCTTAGCATTTTGTCTTCTGCCCCAAAGAAATCCTAATATAAAATATAGTATATTTCTGCGATGCTTAAAAAAGCGCAACAATTTCTCCACCTCCTAAAAAATACCTTATTTAGCAATAGTCACTTTACTTGGTCTAAGAACCCTGTTATTTAACAAATATCCTTTTTGCAATACTTCAACAATATTATTTTCACTTTGTTCATCAGTAACTGCTACTGTATTAACAACCTCATGCATACTTGGGTCAATCATTCCACTATTATCAATAACTTGTAATCCATTCAATGAAAGAATTTGCAACAGTTCTTCAGCAATTGAAGTAAGCAAATCTGATTTTTCTTCAGATGATTCAATACGATCAATAACTTGAAGAATCTGTTTCATAAATGGAGCAAATTTCTCACCCTTATCTAAATCCTGTCTATAGATTAAATACTGCTTCAGTTCTTCAATCAGACTATTTTTTGCTTTATCTTCCAATAAACGGCGTGTAATTAAAGATTCGATATCTTCAACTTTATCTACGATATACGAAACTTTTTCATGCAATACTTCTTCACTCATAAAAACTTTATCCTTTCTTTCTTCTATTTATTTGCCATCCTTTAGGGTAATTGTAATACAAGACAATATTTGATAACAATGCCAAACTTAATGCGTTACTAATCCAAAAGATATTTACAAACTTATCAAAGAAACCACTCAAAAACCAATTGGCTGCAAAAACTAAGATGAACATGAGACATCCCATACCTTGTGAATGGCGTGTTGTGGCATAATTGATATAATTTTTATTTTCAATAAATTCATTGTAAAAATCATTATCTATAATTTTATTTTCAATCCCTAAACTTTGTGCCTTGGCCAAGTAAGCTTCTGCAATTCGAACACGCGCCTTATTATCTAGAACTGCTTCATTCTCATATTTTGTTCGATCAATATATTTTCTAAAGAAAGCCTCAACGTCTGTATCAGGTGCTTTTTTCATACGCTCTATCGTGATATCTAATAGTAACTTAAAATATACTTGCTGGAAATCTTTATTGTTACCATAGCGTTCGTTTAAGGTATCTAAATAATTCTCACACTCATCTTCAGATTTCAAAAATAGAATACCTGCATAGTGTAGTTTATGCTCTAGTGAATCTGAAACATCTACTAATTTTCTTGCAAAATTATAGGCTTCCTCATTATCTCCAATTTCTCTATAAGAGCATGATAAAAGGTAATAAATATATTCTTCATTATTTTTATTTTCTTCTAAATAATGATCATACAGATATCGAACATCTTTTACTGCCTGTTTATACTGATCAAATAAAAATAGTGATCTCCCCTTTTTCAAAAGATAAAAGGAATTATTAGATAGTTCAAAAGCTTCCTGATAATACTGAATTGCAAACTTTTGCTGATTCTTTTCACAATAAACATCACCTAACAAGGATAAGATATCTGCATTTTTAGGTCTCAACCTATTAGCTTCACTGATAGCTAATTCTGCATCCGATAACTTTCTATCTTCAAGGCTAATCATAGCCTTGAAATACCAAACATCCGCATCATTTCGATTTATTTTTAAGGCTTCTTCGATGTAGGAATAAGCTAATGATTTCTTTCCTGAATAGAAGGCCTGCCTAGCTGAATCAAGATAGCTTGAATTTGAATGATTAGTTGGAGTCGAATCAGGGACTCCTTCAGAACTTTGTTTAGAAACTTCTAATTCCCTATCATATTTTTGTCTGGTTTCTTCACTTTCAAATACTTTTTCTGCCTGTGCAATGACTTCCATCTTTCTCTCAGCCATTGATCTTTGAACAATATTTGGTGAACCTGTCAACTGGCGATAGCGTCTTCTATTTGACTTGATACTTTTTTTAACATCATCTAATGAACTTGTTTCTGAAATCCCTAACTCTTCATAATAGTTTATGACCGACATTGTGTTCCTCCCCTAATCAATAGTTAAATCTTTTATTTTACGACTAGCTACTTCTACAGCACTTTTATCGAGATTTGCTTGTCTCTCTACCTCAAAAGTCCCCAACAAGTGATTATCTGAATCATGTACCTCTACAAATACTGTTTGATCGACATCATAATGATAAGTTACCTTCAAAACCGTTCCTGCTGGCCAGTCACCTGGTAATTTAATGGTGCTCTCTCCTATAACCGTAACAAATTGTGGATCCTCGTCATCCCCTTGAGTAACCTCTACTAACACATTTTGTTGATTATCTACAACTGTTGAAAAATACTCAGAGTACTTGTTTGGTACCTTGGAATTTTTAGGAATAATAATTGTATTTCTTTTCACACCATTCGAAAGAGCCAGAGTTCCTAAAGCTTGAGAAGTGACATCCGAAACAACTAACTTTTCTGCTAATCCACGAACTGTTTCACTAACATCTGCACTTTCTGATTTATTAGCGATTTCCAATGCTGCCTGAATAGCTGCCCCTTGTGCTACAGCTTCATCTGGATTAATAGAATATACAATCTTCTTCCCAATTTTCTCTTCCAATTTTCTTTGTACCATTGGCATTCGAGTTGAACCACCTATTAATAGTACTTGGTCTATTTCATCCCATGACATTCCAGATTCTTCAACAACATCATCTAACAGCTCCTCTGTACGATTCATTAGACTTTTTGTTGCTTCTTCAAATTCTACACGTGTTATCGGAATTTTATAACTTTTTCCTTTATAGTCGAGAAAGACATTTGTTTTTTCTACAGTTGTTAGTCCTCTCTTTGTATTCTCTGATTTTTCACGAAGTAAGGCAGTAAAATGTTCATCCGTATAAATATCCTCTGCTCCCTGTTCTTCCATCTTTTCAGCAATAATCATTGATAAGGCGTTATCAAAATCAAACCCTCCTAGATTACGA
This portion of the Streptococcus mitis B6 genome encodes:
- a CDS encoding nuclease-related domain-containing protein, whose translation is MEKLLRFFKHRRNILYFILGFLWGRRQNAKISPEPPTLSTPKHSELPSISKATHNGKMTGFEPQKLKNYQLYQHELMFGEPGKGLNKSGFDESAVNLGQEGEINFAKALQKQGLLEKLVTFWSVHNLNLEDERVDADIDCVIVSGSTIWLVDLKFYASGNVIYREADGLLYTIDSATGAQIGRPKKMSPNMSYAEESFSHKFANLLKYYCLETRVVLMPTYKGAGRLDNVFWPGQIKAVSLEEMLDELSREDKFRDTIGGQMIRQTFNLLLKR
- a CDS encoding tetratricopeptide repeat protein, with amino-acid sequence MSVINYYEELGISETSSLDDVKKSIKSNRRRYRQLTGSPNIVQRSMAERKMEVIAQAEKVFESEETRQKYDRELEVSKQSSEGVPDSTPTNHSNSSYLDSARQAFYSGKKSLAYSYIEEALKINRNDADVWYFKAMISLEDRKLSDAELAISEANRLRPKNADILSLLGDVYCEKNQQKFAIQYYQEAFELSNNSFYLLKKGRSLFLFDQYKQAVKDVRYLYDHYLEENKNNEEYIYYLLSCSYREIGDNEEAYNFARKLVDVSDSLEHKLHYAGILFLKSEDECENYLDTLNERYGNNKDFQQVYFKLLLDITIERMKKAPDTDVEAFFRKYIDRTKYENEAVLDNKARVRIAEAYLAKAQSLGIENKIIDNDFYNEFIENKNYINYATTRHSQGMGCLMFILVFAANWFLSGFFDKFVNIFWISNALSLALLSNIVLYYNYPKGWQINRRKKG
- a CDS encoding nucleotide exchange factor GrpE, coding for MSEEVLHEKVSYIVDKVEDIESLITRRLLEDKAKNSLIEELKQYLIYRQDLDKGEKFAPFMKQILQVIDRIESSEEKSDLLTSIAEELLQILSLNGLQVIDNSGMIDPSMHEVVNTVAVTDEQSENNIVEVLQKGYLLNNRVLRPSKVTIAK
- a CDS encoding Hsp70 family protein; the encoded protein is MSKAIGIDLGTTYSAVSVLSETGQPQILLNQDGENLTPSVVFFQDFDGKDEPLVGIQAKNLAASSPEAVVQYVKRQMGNPNWKFDSPSDTVYTAEEISAIILKRLKEGAENALGDKVEDVVITVPAYFDDARRTATKHAGEIAGLNVLRVLNEPTAAALAYGISAEKNETVLVYDLGGGTFDVTLMKIKDGEFDVIATDGDRNLGGFDFDNALSMIIAEKMEEQGAEDIYTDEHFTALLREKSENTKRGLTTVEKTNVFLDYKGKSYKIPITRVEFEEATKSLMNRTEELLDDVVEESGMSWDEIDQVLLIGGSTRMPMVQRKLEEKIGKKIVYSINPDEAVAQGAAIQAALEIANKSESADVSETVRGLAEKLVVSDVTSQALGTLALSNGVKRNTIIIPKNSKVPNKYSEYFSTVVDNQQNVLVEVTQGDDEDPQFVTVIGESTIKLPGDWPAGTVLKVTYHYDVDQTVFVEVHDSDNHLLGTFEVERQANLDKSAVEVASRKIKDLTID
- a CDS encoding endo-beta-N-acetylglucosaminidase, which codes for MKKYILLASAVLAVGLATTTSDTNPFFVSTVRADEQTLTTAAKYYILVLKGSEVFKNWKGTANRPIIWATKTTPELSYFEESARNYIALENKSGANYIEWKGTVEEFKEAIKKLTDKKPTPDPTPIPKSTVPSGWSGSSYYQNGTKVTSKWIFDKNYNSYFYLDASGNYVQNAWEGDYYLKSGGYMAKSEWIYDKSYGAYYYLTSDGYYARNTWVGNYYLKSNGKMAKGEWIYDSNYSSYYYLTSEGSYAHGTWVGDYYLKSNGKMAVNERTPDGYQVDGSGKWISSEGTHTASSSQATSLGISLYHVNDAMTYIDIALPSTPSSSYQVAYDFALVDANTGSVSTQTQFTVTYNPSLRAFQTRHFFSATPDGSYRFVIKGKGQDGKVYDGQSVVFRVKNHRFVG